From the genome of Phytohabitans rumicis, one region includes:
- a CDS encoding GNAT family N-acetyltransferase, which translates to MLTAELPDADCPDTYFTAGYGRASAIARGGDWHCLGWQDEILLPYVVNAVRDGMYDAASPYGYSGIHVAASRGADDLARFWQQVKEHWRDLGIVAMFFRFSPFDRESLHGVASLDDIALTRRGDTVAVKVDDGPDAVWNNLRSSCRRQIGKARRAGLTAQVRRALPADVEPGAPFRTLYEQTMKRVGSADGYLFADDYYLTLVNGLGEGLVIVEVKADDGRVVAASLVFAHRDRVHYHLAGSDGVSSAVGCNNLLLWTILSWAADSGRRWVHFGGGLRPDDSLFRFKETFGGCRKQFWTGAAVLDPAAYERLVHEHAAATGKTAAQLMESGYFPAYRFGKGLV; encoded by the coding sequence GTGCTGACCGCGGAACTGCCCGACGCTGACTGCCCGGACACGTACTTCACCGCGGGCTACGGGAGGGCGTCGGCGATCGCGCGCGGTGGAGACTGGCACTGTCTGGGTTGGCAGGACGAGATCCTGCTGCCCTATGTGGTCAACGCCGTCCGCGACGGGATGTACGACGCCGCGAGCCCCTACGGGTACTCCGGCATCCACGTCGCGGCGTCCCGCGGCGCCGATGACCTCGCGCGGTTTTGGCAGCAGGTCAAGGAGCACTGGCGGGATCTCGGCATCGTGGCCATGTTCTTCCGCTTCTCGCCCTTTGACCGGGAGTCGCTGCACGGGGTGGCTTCGCTGGACGACATCGCGCTGACGCGGCGCGGCGACACCGTCGCCGTGAAGGTGGACGACGGCCCCGACGCGGTGTGGAACAACCTCAGAAGCTCGTGCCGCCGGCAGATCGGCAAGGCTCGGCGAGCCGGGTTGACGGCGCAGGTGCGACGGGCCCTGCCCGCGGACGTCGAGCCCGGCGCTCCCTTTCGGACGCTCTACGAACAGACGATGAAGCGCGTCGGCAGCGCCGACGGCTATCTGTTCGCCGATGACTATTACCTGACGCTGGTGAACGGTCTCGGCGAGGGACTGGTGATCGTGGAGGTCAAGGCCGATGACGGCCGGGTCGTGGCGGCCTCCTTGGTGTTCGCCCACCGCGACCGGGTTCATTACCATCTCGCCGGCTCGGATGGCGTCAGCTCGGCGGTGGGCTGCAACAACCTTCTCCTGTGGACGATTCTGAGCTGGGCAGCCGACAGCGGCCGCCGCTGGGTCCACTTCGGTGGCGGGCTGCGACCGGACGACAGCCTCTTCCGGTTCAAGGAAACCTTCGGCGGCTGCCGCAAACAGTTCTGGACCGGCGCCGCCGTCCTCGATCCGGCCGCCTACGAACGGCTCGTGCATGAGCATGCCGCCGCAACCGGCAAGACCGCGGCGCAGCTGATGGAGAGCGGTTACTTCCCGGCATATCGGTTCGGCAAGGGCCTCGTCTAG
- a CDS encoding glycosyltransferase family 4 protein, whose amino-acid sequence MRIVYIDQHYVPAATSFGGSRSLGFARRLVDAGHEVHMIAGAGARPALPGAGVIEHFVPVRYSNHMSYGRRIQAFAQFAFGAARAAARIPHDVIFASSTPLTVAIPGIYASRRHRTPMVFEVRDVWPELPIAMGALRSPATRWAATWLEAQAYRHSSEIVALSPAMSDSIRRRFPDAKVTVIPNNCDFLEFADADSAGERLRADTPWLGDRPMVLYAGTIGLANGVDYIVRMAARLSQIDPEIRVVVMGDGAKRDEVRALAERLGVLDRTFFLMPAVMRKDAVAYFAACDLALSTFRNIPALSANSPNKVFDALAAGRPVAVNNGGWVAEMIAESGAGLVLEPDDPAAAAEAVAKFVRHPQACEDARTAARRLARERFNRDLHCQELERILMRAAGVSATCHVTC is encoded by the coding sequence TTGCGCATTGTCTACATCGATCAACACTACGTTCCGGCGGCCACGAGTTTCGGGGGTAGCCGGTCGCTCGGGTTCGCCCGACGACTCGTCGACGCCGGCCACGAGGTGCACATGATCGCCGGCGCGGGCGCCCGGCCGGCATTGCCGGGTGCCGGGGTCATCGAGCATTTTGTGCCGGTTCGCTACTCCAACCACATGAGTTACGGGCGGCGTATTCAAGCCTTTGCGCAGTTCGCCTTCGGCGCGGCACGGGCGGCCGCACGGATACCGCATGATGTCATCTTTGCCTCCAGCACCCCGCTGACCGTGGCGATCCCGGGCATCTACGCCTCGCGGAGGCACCGGACACCGATGGTCTTCGAGGTCCGGGATGTCTGGCCGGAGCTCCCCATCGCCATGGGCGCCCTGCGCTCCCCGGCGACACGGTGGGCCGCGACGTGGTTGGAAGCACAGGCGTACCGGCACTCGTCCGAGATTGTCGCGCTCTCGCCGGCGATGTCCGACAGCATTCGCCGGCGGTTTCCCGACGCCAAGGTCACCGTCATTCCCAACAACTGTGACTTCCTCGAGTTCGCGGACGCGGACAGCGCCGGGGAACGGCTGCGCGCCGATACGCCTTGGCTCGGCGACCGCCCGATGGTCCTCTACGCCGGAACGATCGGATTGGCCAACGGCGTGGACTACATCGTGCGGATGGCCGCGCGGCTGTCGCAAATCGATCCGGAGATCCGGGTCGTCGTCATGGGCGACGGTGCCAAACGCGATGAGGTTCGCGCGCTGGCGGAGCGACTCGGCGTCCTGGACCGGACGTTCTTCCTGATGCCGGCGGTCATGAGGAAGGATGCCGTTGCCTACTTTGCGGCGTGTGATCTGGCGCTGAGCACGTTCCGCAACATTCCCGCACTCAGCGCCAACTCACCGAACAAGGTCTTCGACGCACTCGCCGCGGGCCGCCCGGTGGCCGTGAACAACGGCGGATGGGTGGCCGAGATGATCGCGGAAAGCGGTGCCGGCCTGGTGCTGGAGCCAGATGATCCCGCTGCCGCCGCGGAAGCCGTGGCGAAGTTCGTACGGCACCCGCAGGCTTGCGAGGACGCCCGTACGGCCGCCCGGCGCCTTGCCCGTGAGCGCTTCAACCGTGACCTCCACTGCCAAGAGTTGGAACGGATACTGATGCGCGCCGCAGGAGTCTCCGCGACATGCCACGTGACGTGCTGA
- a CDS encoding diacylglycerol/lipid kinase family protein translates to MRREVHVRSKSELQDAIRRDRRAAVVVNTRSRRGRRLYDVVRLRLADVGFDLLGCFPVDRPGELGGVLAAAIALGPDLLVVGGGDGSVSEAARHLAHQDIALGVLPLGTTNNFARALAIPPRPAGALAVLADATVADVDLGQAGDLIFANHVNVGVSAQVGARVPARLKRHLGKSAYPLTAAAGLPWHRPFRARITAGGEAYEVVTHQLNIVNGRFQAGRPITRDASVDDRLLHVYPLGGPHRRQLVAATLHQAFAGRRRPTAPPFLATDDLTLDTDPPLPLDVDGEVHGRTPIRVRLLPNALRVLAGPTFRDT, encoded by the coding sequence GTGAGGCGTGAGGTGCACGTGCGCAGCAAGTCCGAGCTCCAGGACGCGATCCGCCGGGACCGGCGGGCCGCCGTCGTGGTCAACACCCGGTCCCGTCGCGGCCGCCGGCTGTACGACGTGGTCCGCCTCCGGCTCGCCGACGTCGGCTTCGACCTGCTCGGCTGCTTTCCGGTGGACCGGCCGGGGGAGTTGGGCGGCGTGCTGGCGGCCGCCATCGCGCTGGGCCCGGACCTGCTCGTCGTCGGCGGGGGCGACGGCTCGGTCAGCGAGGCCGCCCGCCACCTCGCCCACCAGGACATCGCGCTGGGTGTCCTGCCGCTCGGCACCACCAACAACTTCGCCCGCGCCCTGGCCATCCCGCCCCGGCCCGCGGGCGCGCTGGCGGTGCTCGCCGACGCGACGGTGGCCGACGTCGACCTCGGCCAGGCCGGCGACCTGATCTTCGCCAACCACGTGAACGTCGGGGTGTCCGCCCAGGTGGGCGCCCGCGTGCCGGCCCGGCTCAAGCGGCACCTGGGCAAGTCCGCGTATCCGCTGACCGCCGCCGCGGGGCTGCCGTGGCACCGGCCGTTCCGGGCCCGGATCACCGCCGGCGGGGAGGCGTACGAGGTGGTCACGCACCAGCTCAACATCGTCAACGGGCGGTTCCAGGCGGGCCGGCCGATCACCCGGGACGCCAGCGTCGACGACCGGCTCCTGCACGTGTACCCGCTCGGCGGCCCGCACCGCCGCCAGCTCGTCGCGGCCACCCTGCACCAGGCGTTCGCGGGGCGGCGCCGGCCCACCGCGCCGCCGTTCCTGGCCACCGACGACCTGACGCTCGACACCGACCCGCCGCTGCCGCTCGACGTCGACGGCGAGGTGCACGGGCGGACCCCGATCCGGGTGCGGCTGCTGCCGAACGCCCTCCGCGTGCTCGCCGGCCCGACGTTCCGCGACACCTGA